The sequence TTGGACTCAATATGGATCATCATTGTAGGTACATAATCATGTTAACCTGCTGCTCAGTCTCCAACGAGTTTCCATGATACACCTTGAGCCTATGTCCATTGACCTTGAAATCAGCCTTCTCAGGATGATGAAGCTCGACTATGccatatgagaaaacttgCTTAACCACGAATGACACCGACCATCGACTCATGAGCTTCCCTGGGAACAACCGAAGACGTGAGTTATATAGCAATACTCTATCTCCACTCTGAAACTCCTTGGGACCTTTGAGCCTCTGATCGTGCCACTTCTTTGTCTTTGCCTTGTAAATTGAGGAGTTTTCATATGCTTGTTGACGCCATTCCTCCAATTCACCTAGTTGCCACTGTCTTTCCTTACCTACAaaatcaacatcaaaattgcaagttttAAGGGCCCAAAGAGCCCTATGTTCTAATTCGATAGGTAAATGACAAGACTTCCCATACACCAGCCTatagggcgtaaaacctatGGAGGTCCTATATGCAgttctaaatgcccataatgcatcatccaGTCTTGAAGCCCAATTCTTCTGACTTACAACCACAGTTCTCTCTAAGATTCATTTTaaacccctattagtaacctcaaCTTGCCCACTGGTTTGTGGGTGATAGGAAGTAGATAACCGATGCGTTACACCATAGTGCCTGAGTGCCTTCTCTAATTGAGCGTTGCAGAAATGTGTTCCCCTGTCACTAATTAGCGCTCTAGGTGTGCCGAACCTAGCAAATAACCTTTTAAGGAACCTGCAAACAATTCTAGCATCGTCAGTAGGTAAGGCCTGTGCCTCAGGCCATTTGGAGAACTACTCAACAGCCATGAGGATATACTTATTACCATTTGAAGAAGggaagggtcccatgaagtcaatACCCCAAATATCGAATATCTCAACTGTCTGCATATTGGTTTGGGGCATTTCATCACGGGCAGAGATATTACCTGAGCGCTGACAAGCGTCGCAAACCTGAACAAATGTCCTAGCATCCTAGAAGATAGTTGGCTAATAAAAGCCTGCATCCAACACCTTCCTAGCAGTATGGTTCGCCGCTTGATGGCCTCCTGCAGGTCCTTCATGACAGTGCCTCAAAATCTGGAGACTCTCTTTGCCATAAGCACATCGACGAATGACCTGGTCTGCACACACTCGATATAGGAAGGAatcttcccaaatgtagtatttcaaatcagcaaagaatttcttctttttctgataagtcataccctttggtaagaCCCTAGCCACAAGatagttagcataatcagaaaaccaaggaGAATCGGAATATACCTTCAATGTATACAAGTGCTCCTTTGGAAATCGATCATCTATCGTTGTTAGCATAAAATTGCTTTATTTAGTGCACGATAAAGTAGGCTGGAATGTAATTATGAACTAGTTTTATGCAGGAGATTTAGGCTTTAGTCTTAATGTTAAGACTAAAGTTTTCTGTTAGTCAAATTATAGCCATTATGCTATTTAATTTTCGGTATAATTTAtgattaacttgatttcttattCGAATGCTAATGATTCATTACATTAGGTAATATGAGGGACCGCGATCAATCACGTCGAAAGCAACCGCAACACGCAGCTACTAGCAAGCGCCCGCGTGGTAAAGGAACATCTTCCTCCACTTCACCTTCATCAGTACCAAAGACTCCACCGCAGCACCGACTGCAAATCCACCCGCACCTGGTCGTCATCCATTATAGACATTTCCTAATGTAGATAACGAGAGTCAATTCCAAGTCAtaagatggaagcaagtgatggcgggACGTTGCATCGACTTTGTATCCCTGgaaagagtgggattggctcagGATGTGCATGCTCTGTTCGAAACTCTGCCATGCGCATGATTCttcgacatcattgagccaacctacgCGAGCTTACGATTGAATTCCTCAACACATTTTTCCTGTAGCAACATATCATAAACTggcatcagcctgatgcagtttacttcagacttggggg is a genomic window of Ricinus communis isolate WT05 ecotype wild-type chromosome 2, ASM1957865v1, whole genome shotgun sequence containing:
- the LOC107260901 gene encoding uncharacterized protein LOC107260901 — encoded protein: MPQTNMQTVEIFDIWGIDFMGPFPSSNGKERQWQLGELEEWRQQAYENSSIYKAKTKKWHDQRLKGPKEFQSGDRVLLYNSRLRLFPGKLMSRWSVSFVVKQVFSYGIVELHHPEKADFKVNGHRLKVYHGNSLETEQQVNMIMYLQ